The Candidatus Deferrimicrobiaceae bacterium genomic sequence GCCCGGTTCAAGATTGTCTTCGACGCCATCCGCGCACTCATGACTTCGCCCGACCCGCCTTCCCGCAAGATCGGGTTTTCAATATCGCCGCGTCGGTCAACAGCCCGGTGTGTCACGCGACTTCGGAAATGCCGACCGGATCGTCGAATCGTCAGCCGCTGCTGCCGCCCTTCGTCGCCATCTCCTTGAAGAAGGCCTCGCCCCGCTTCGTCATCTCGGCCGGGGACACTTCCTCGACGTGCGTCGCCAGATCCCATTGATAGCCGAACGGATCCGCGAACGTTCCCGTCCGGTCGCCCCAGAAGGCGTCGTTCACCGGGTGGATCAGCTTCCCGCCCGCGCCGATCGCCTTGCGGAACGCCTTGTCGACATCCTCGACGTAAAGGTAGATCGAACTGGTGGCGCCCCCCAGCGACTCCGGCGAGCGGGCTCCCATCCCGGGGAACTCGTCGGAGAGGAAGATCCTCGAGTCGCCGATCTGGAGGATGGCGTGCGCGACGGCCTTGCCGTCCGGCGTGTCCATCCTCGACAGGAGCTTCGCCCCGAGCGCCTTCTTGTAGAACTCGATCGCCTTGCCGGCACCCTTGATCACAAGGCACGTCGTCACGGTGTGGTAGCCCTCCGGTACCGCAAGGACCGCCTCCCGCAGAACGCTCGCTGTTTTCATGGCCCTTCCCTCCACGCTGCGCGTCCGCGCGCAGG encodes the following:
- a CDS encoding VOC family protein, which encodes MKTASVLREAVLAVPEGYHTVTTCLVIKGAGKAIEFYKKALGAKLLSRMDTPDGKAVAHAILQIGDSRIFLSDEFPGMGARSPESLGGATSSIYLYVEDVDKAFRKAIGAGGKLIHPVNDAFWGDRTGTFADPFGYQWDLATHVEEVSPAEMTKRGEAFFKEMATKGGSSG